One Purpureocillium takamizusanense chromosome 1, complete sequence genomic window carries:
- a CDS encoding uncharacterized protein (COG:S~EggNog:ENOG503P8BC) encodes MSQEQGITLLHLPHDAGYRLVELPPELESLLESDAAPVLTLESSESAAVLKTADKSYAMRQKNTSNALFLISPSTPSSNPQPGLSIISTIQETVELDAVPESTVNRGPLKDTGSKGKWHERFGKNR; translated from the exons ATGAGCCAGGAGCAGGGGATAACTCTCCTCCACCTGCCGCACGATGCGGGCtaccgcctcgtcgagctgccacCCGAGCTTGAGTCGTTACTCGAATCTGACGCCGCCCCGGT TCTCACTCTCGAATCGTCAGAATCCGCCGCGGTGCTCAAGACGGCCGACAAATCATATGCGATGCGGCAGAAGAACACTTCGAACGCTCTATTTCTGATTTCGCCGAGCACGCCGTCCTCCAACCCTCAGCCCGGCCTATCCATCATCTCAACCATACAGGAAActgtcgagctcgacgccgttcCTGAGTCGACCGTCAACAGGGGCCCCTTGAAAGATACGGGTAGCAAGGGCAAGTGGCATGAGAGATTTGGAAAAAATCGCTAG